From a region of the Streptomyces tirandamycinicus genome:
- a CDS encoding PucR family transcriptional regulator has product MTVLETESYLKGYAEVLAGACATGRRLTRDELASLRAQGERAAEAGIGLRTMVRAHLAAARAIRPGLHAAAADHLLAATEQAVDAFAEGHERAQRLAVRQEEAARREFVDDLLYGRSDLGRLAERAVRFGLLLSHAHAVAVAQGPESYDDGHPLTRRIGASLVARFGDRHILLTTKDGRLVCIAPGDQSDVLGHFAKQAYGATDGGRVAVGRAHPGAGGVVHSYEEALNALDLADRMGLEDPVLQASDLLVYPVLTRDRQAMADLVLSALGPLRQARGGAQPLLDTLAAYFDTGCVAAEAARRLNLSVRALTYRLDRIHRLTGADPGDPVHRYTLQTAVIGARLLDWPHQDI; this is encoded by the coding sequence GTGACGGTGCTTGAGACCGAGTCGTATCTGAAGGGGTACGCCGAGGTACTGGCCGGTGCCTGTGCCACCGGCCGGAGGCTCACCCGAGACGAACTGGCCTCACTCCGCGCCCAGGGGGAGCGTGCCGCGGAAGCGGGCATCGGACTGCGCACCATGGTCCGGGCCCATCTGGCCGCCGCGCGCGCGATCCGGCCGGGACTGCACGCGGCGGCGGCCGACCACCTGCTCGCCGCCACCGAGCAGGCCGTGGACGCCTTCGCCGAGGGCCATGAGCGGGCGCAGCGTCTCGCGGTGCGCCAGGAGGAGGCGGCCCGCCGGGAGTTCGTCGACGACCTGCTCTACGGGCGCAGCGACCTCGGCCGGCTCGCCGAGCGGGCCGTACGCTTCGGGTTGCTGCTGTCCCACGCCCATGCGGTGGCGGTCGCCCAGGGCCCGGAGTCGTACGACGACGGCCATCCCCTCACCCGCCGGATCGGGGCCTCGCTCGTCGCCCGCTTCGGGGACCGGCACATCCTCCTCACCACGAAGGACGGCCGGCTGGTCTGCATCGCACCGGGTGACCAGTCCGATGTCCTCGGCCACTTCGCCAAGCAGGCGTACGGGGCGACGGACGGCGGCCGGGTGGCGGTGGGGCGCGCCCATCCGGGTGCGGGCGGGGTGGTCCACTCCTACGAGGAGGCGCTGAACGCCCTGGACCTGGCCGATCGCATGGGCCTGGAAGACCCGGTGCTGCAGGCCTCGGACCTGCTGGTGTACCCGGTGCTGACGCGCGACCGGCAGGCCATGGCCGATCTCGTGCTCAGCGCCCTCGGTCCGCTCAGGCAGGCCCGCGGCGGAGCCCAGCCGCTGCTCGACACTCTCGCGGCCTACTTCGACACGGGGTGCGTGGCGGCCGAGGCGGCCCGGCGGCTCAACCTCAGCGTGCGGGCCCTGACGTACCGGCTCGACCGGATCCACAGGCTCACCGGCGCCGACCCGGGCGATCCCGTGCACAGGTACACACTTCAGACGGCGGTCATCGGGGCCCGGCTGCTCGACTGGCCGCACCAGGACATCTGA
- a CDS encoding mannosyltransferase family protein has translation MSDQSVSAPRGDRPRGAPLPPRISRAAPAVLGYAAVRALGTAILAVAAAVQGKDALHRLNGRWDSVWYVRIAENGYGYDVTLPDGSVHSDLAFFPLLPALERAVSEVLPVGAATAGLAIGWLAAFAAAWGIYAVGAHVAGQRAGVLLAVLWGVYPTAFVQSMAYTETLFTALAAWSLYAVLTERWIAAGTLCALAGLTRPSAVALVAAIGASALVRLLQRGLTWRTAVGVVIAPLGWLGYVAFVAVRRGSPTAYFEVQAAWGNEIDGGVALARFVGGHLTGPAPLAGVGLIAAIGLLLWVLWLCVRQRQPLPLLVYAAGIVVISLVGAAYFGSRPRLIMPAFPLLLPAAVALAGPARRTAAVVVVALLAVASGVYGAFTLLGTGPP, from the coding sequence ATGTCCGACCAGTCCGTATCCGCACCCCGGGGCGACCGTCCGCGCGGAGCGCCCCTGCCTCCCCGGATCTCCCGTGCCGCCCCCGCTGTTCTGGGGTACGCGGCGGTCCGGGCGCTGGGAACGGCGATCCTCGCGGTGGCCGCCGCGGTGCAGGGGAAGGACGCCCTGCACCGGCTGAACGGGCGCTGGGACTCCGTCTGGTATGTCCGGATCGCGGAGAACGGCTATGGGTACGACGTGACACTGCCCGACGGCAGCGTCCATTCCGATCTGGCCTTCTTCCCGTTGCTGCCCGCGCTGGAGCGGGCGGTCTCCGAGGTGCTGCCGGTCGGCGCGGCCACGGCGGGACTCGCGATCGGCTGGCTCGCGGCGTTCGCCGCCGCCTGGGGCATCTACGCCGTCGGCGCCCACGTGGCGGGGCAGCGGGCCGGGGTGCTGCTGGCCGTGCTGTGGGGCGTCTACCCGACCGCCTTCGTGCAGTCGATGGCGTACACCGAGACGCTGTTCACCGCGCTGGCCGCCTGGTCCCTGTACGCCGTGCTGACCGAGCGCTGGATCGCCGCCGGGACGCTCTGCGCGCTGGCCGGCCTCACCCGGCCCTCGGCCGTCGCGCTCGTCGCCGCGATCGGCGCGAGCGCGCTCGTTCGGCTGCTCCAAAGGGGCCTGACGTGGCGGACTGCCGTCGGTGTGGTCATCGCGCCGCTCGGATGGCTGGGCTATGTAGCCTTCGTCGCGGTGCGCCGGGGCAGCCCCACGGCGTACTTCGAGGTCCAGGCCGCCTGGGGCAACGAGATCGACGGCGGGGTCGCCCTCGCCCGCTTCGTCGGCGGGCACCTGACAGGGCCGGCACCGCTCGCCGGAGTCGGGCTGATCGCCGCCATCGGGCTGCTCCTCTGGGTGCTGTGGCTGTGCGTGCGGCAGCGCCAGCCGCTGCCGCTGCTGGTGTACGCGGCCGGGATCGTCGTCATCTCGCTGGTCGGCGCCGCGTACTTCGGCTCACGCCCGCGGTTGATCATGCCTGCCTTCCCGCTGCTGCTGCCCGCGGCGGTCGCGCTCGCCGGGCCCGCCCGCCGGACCGCCGCCGTCGTGGTGGTGGCGCTGCTCGCCGTCGCGTCGGGGGTGTACGGCGCGTTCACCCTGCTCGGTACGGGGCCGCCCTGA
- a CDS encoding DUF192 domain-containing protein yields the protein MGGWQDGDGTLTVPGREEPVGLVIAASYRARYRGLLGRDGLHGALMLTPCTSVHTFRMRFAIDVAYLDQELRVLDVRTMRPGRLGLPRPRSRHVLEAEAGAMAEWGVRPGVRLAIEGPRRPAV from the coding sequence ATGGGCGGATGGCAGGACGGCGACGGCACGCTGACGGTCCCCGGGAGGGAGGAACCGGTGGGCCTCGTGATCGCCGCGTCGTACCGTGCGCGTTACCGCGGTCTTCTCGGCCGTGACGGTCTGCACGGTGCGCTCATGCTGACGCCCTGCACGAGCGTGCACACCTTCCGGATGCGTTTCGCCATCGACGTTGCGTACCTCGACCAGGAGTTGCGCGTCCTGGACGTCCGCACGATGCGCCCCGGACGGCTCGGGCTGCCGAGACCGCGCAGCCGTCACGTCCTGGAGGCGGAGGCGGGGGCGATGGCGGAGTGGGGCGTACGACCGGGGGTACGGCTCGCGATCGAAGGGCCACGGCGCCCGGCGGTCTGA
- a CDS encoding prepilin peptidase: protein MEYAYVTLIAAALWGTAAGVLVPRPAYRMSVEPEEAWRVACPAGHPITGPARGWLGTARCAGCAASHPPVPAVASRPAVVSEPSAADEPGGADGPGGADGPGGVDGPEGAGTRGTAAYRQSFLVPSATALACAALAAAVGPRPELAVWLLLVPVAVLLALVDRNVHRLPDQLTLPLAAAAAVLLGGAALLPGAGGSWTTALLGGPVLGAAYLVLYLVNPNGMGFGDVKLALSLGVALGWYGWEVLFVGAFAGFLLGAVYGLGLIVLRGAGRDTAIPFGPFMISGTLIGLLLGALTSG from the coding sequence GTGGAGTACGCGTATGTGACGCTGATCGCCGCCGCGTTGTGGGGGACCGCGGCCGGGGTGCTCGTGCCGCGCCCCGCCTATCGGATGTCCGTCGAGCCGGAGGAGGCATGGCGGGTCGCCTGCCCCGCCGGGCATCCGATCACCGGGCCCGCGCGCGGGTGGCTGGGGACCGCACGCTGCGCGGGCTGCGCGGCGTCACACCCGCCCGTGCCGGCAGTCGCGTCCAGGCCGGCAGTCGTGTCCGAGCCGAGCGCCGCGGACGAGCCGGGCGGTGCGGACGGGCCGGGAGGTGCAGACGGGCCGGGCGGTGTGGACGGGCCGGAAGGCGCCGGCACCCGCGGGACCGCCGCCTACCGGCAGTCGTTCCTCGTGCCATCCGCCACCGCGCTCGCCTGTGCGGCACTCGCCGCGGCCGTCGGGCCCCGGCCGGAACTGGCGGTGTGGCTGCTGCTCGTGCCGGTCGCCGTCCTGCTCGCCCTCGTCGACCGCAACGTCCACCGGCTCCCGGACCAGCTGACGCTGCCGCTGGCCGCCGCGGCGGCCGTCCTGCTCGGCGGCGCGGCACTGCTCCCCGGCGCCGGCGGGTCATGGACGACCGCGCTGCTCGGCGGGCCCGTGCTCGGCGCCGCGTACCTGGTGCTCTACCTCGTCAATCCGAACGGCATGGGCTTCGGCGATGTGAAACTGGCCCTGTCGCTCGGTGTGGCGCTCGGCTGGTACGGCTGGGAGGTGCTTTTCGTGGGGGCCTTCGCGGGGTTCCTGCTCGGTGCGGTGTACGGGCTCGGGCTCATCGTCCTCCGCGGGGCGGGGCGCGATACGGCCATCCCGTTCGGGCCGTTCATGATCTCGGGCACGCTGATCGGACTGCTGCTGGGCGCGCTCACCTCCGGCTAG
- a CDS encoding cupin domain-containing protein, with protein MDITPVNLTEALASFDDVYSPRIVARMNDYDVRVAHAAGEHIWHVHEDTDEFFLVLDGRFDIAMRDAEGAETTVELRQGDTFVVPRGTEHKPSSPGGSILMFEPAGTKSTGDRHEGEIPAHVDSTTGHAL; from the coding sequence ATGGACATCACACCCGTCAACCTGACCGAGGCCCTCGCCTCTTTCGACGATGTGTACAGCCCGCGCATCGTGGCCCGGATGAACGACTACGACGTACGCGTGGCGCACGCCGCCGGGGAGCACATCTGGCACGTCCACGAGGACACCGACGAGTTCTTCCTCGTCCTCGACGGCCGTTTCGACATCGCGATGCGTGACGCGGAAGGTGCCGAGACGACGGTCGAGCTCCGCCAGGGGGACACGTTCGTCGTGCCGAGAGGTACCGAGCACAAGCCGTCGTCGCCGGGCGGCTCGATCCTGATGTTCGAGCCGGCCGGGACCAAGTCCACAGGTGACCGCCACGAGGGGGAGATCCCCGCTCATGTGGACAGCACCACCGGCCATGCCCTCTAG
- a CDS encoding DUF2079 domain-containing protein yields the protein MRTFFDNLTVARAQTKPVPASADARPTEGPAAALLPWGWAAVLSLLYATVAVRRHQLLRTTGYDLGIFEQAVRAYARLEAPVVPLRGDGFNLLGDHFHPLVAALAPLYGLWPSPLCLLVAQSALLALAVVPLARWAVRTLGRRAAHVVAFGYGASWGIASAAAFDFHEVALAVPLLAFALEALGRRRWGRAVAWAAPLLLVKEDLGLTLAAVGVYVAWKGPRKLGIATAAAGLVGSAVEIALLLPAFNPGGGYAHGGNLTDGHGSLLATLAFAPLDALRPDVKAMTLVLVFAPSALLALRSPLSLIAVPTLAWRMLSENAFHWGTAFHYSAVLMPVVFAGLVDALGRYRQAGDPLAARHVRASLVTVLAVTVVMLPSFPLAQLAQRATWRTTPHIEAARTLLQRIPDGATVAASNRLVPQLTSRCHVVLFPTWPVEGHLYEYDGKRTPRPTAEWIIHDSRAPEAWPYRTGHWPYPPERQQAELDAAQRAYGYERVAALDGITLLRRTR from the coding sequence ATGCGGACATTTTTTGACAATCTAACGGTTGCGCGTGCGCAGACGAAGCCGGTTCCGGCTTCCGCGGACGCCCGACCGACGGAAGGTCCCGCCGCCGCCCTCCTCCCCTGGGGTTGGGCGGCGGTCCTGTCCCTGCTGTACGCGACGGTCGCCGTGCGCCGCCACCAACTGCTGCGCACCACGGGCTACGACCTCGGCATCTTCGAGCAGGCGGTACGCGCCTACGCCCGACTTGAGGCTCCCGTCGTCCCGTTGCGCGGCGACGGCTTCAATCTGCTCGGCGACCACTTCCATCCGCTGGTCGCCGCCCTCGCCCCGCTCTACGGGCTGTGGCCGTCCCCGCTCTGTCTGCTGGTGGCCCAGTCCGCCCTCCTCGCCCTCGCCGTCGTGCCGCTCGCCCGCTGGGCCGTCCGGACGCTCGGCCGCCGTGCCGCGCACGTCGTCGCCTTCGGCTACGGCGCGAGTTGGGGTATCGCCTCGGCGGCCGCCTTCGACTTCCACGAGGTGGCCCTCGCCGTGCCGCTGCTGGCCTTCGCCCTCGAGGCGCTCGGCCGGAGGCGCTGGGGACGGGCCGTCGCCTGGGCCGCGCCCCTGCTCCTCGTCAAGGAGGACCTGGGGCTGACCCTCGCGGCCGTGGGCGTCTATGTGGCGTGGAAGGGGCCGCGGAAGCTGGGGATCGCGACGGCCGCGGCCGGGCTCGTCGGCAGCGCCGTCGAGATCGCGCTGCTGCTGCCGGCCTTCAACCCCGGCGGCGGGTACGCCCACGGAGGCAACCTCACCGACGGGCACGGCTCACTCCTCGCCACGCTGGCCTTCGCGCCGCTCGACGCGCTGCGTCCCGACGTCAAGGCCATGACCCTCGTGCTGGTGTTCGCCCCCAGTGCCCTCCTCGCCCTGCGGTCACCCCTGTCGCTGATCGCCGTGCCGACGCTCGCCTGGCGGATGCTGTCGGAAAACGCGTTCCACTGGGGGACCGCCTTCCACTACAGCGCGGTGCTGATGCCCGTCGTCTTCGCCGGGCTCGTCGACGCCCTCGGCCGCTACCGGCAGGCCGGCGATCCGCTCGCCGCCCGCCATGTGCGCGCCTCCCTGGTCACCGTGCTCGCCGTGACGGTGGTGATGCTGCCGTCCTTCCCGCTCGCCCAGCTGGCGCAGCGGGCCACCTGGCGCACCACCCCGCACATCGAGGCCGCCCGGACGCTGCTCCAGCGGATCCCGGACGGGGCGACGGTCGCCGCCTCCAACCGGCTGGTACCCCAGCTCACCTCCCGCTGCCACGTCGTGCTCTTCCCGACCTGGCCGGTCGAGGGGCATCTGTACGAGTACGACGGGAAGCGAACGCCCCGGCCCACCGCGGAATGGATCATCCACGACAGCAGGGCTCCGGAGGCGTGGCCGTACAGGACGGGCCACTGGCCGTACCCGCCGGAGCGGCAGCAGGCCGAACTGGACGCGGCGCAGCGGGCATACGGCTATGAGCGCGTCGCGGCGCTCGACGGCATCACCCTGCTGAGGCGCACCCGATGA
- the mgrA gene encoding L-glyceraldehyde 3-phosphate reductase → MNDSPFYRAADDRYASMEYRRTGRSGLKLPAISLGLWHNFGDDRTLASQRAILRRAFDLGVTHFDLANNYGPPPGSAELNFGKIFAQDFAPYRDELVVSTKAGYLMHPGPYGEWGSRKYLMSSLDASLKRMGLDYVDIFYSHRFDPHTPLEETMGALASAVQQGKALYVGVSSYNSEQTAEAARLLREMGVPALIHQPSYSMINRWIEDDGILDTLEAAGMGCISFVPLAQGLLTGKYLTGVPEGSRATQGKSLDPNLLSDEVLRRLRGLDEIARRRGQTLAQLALSWVLRDERMTSALIGASSVRQLEENVAALHAAPLTDEELKEIDVFAVDTAGTNIWADRG, encoded by the coding sequence GTGAACGATTCCCCCTTTTACCGTGCAGCCGACGACCGCTACGCCTCGATGGAGTACCGCCGCACCGGCCGCAGCGGGCTCAAGCTCCCGGCGATCTCCCTGGGTCTGTGGCACAACTTCGGCGACGACCGCACGCTCGCGTCGCAGCGGGCGATCCTGCGCCGAGCCTTCGATCTCGGCGTCACCCATTTCGACCTGGCGAACAACTACGGACCGCCCCCCGGCTCCGCCGAGCTGAACTTCGGCAAGATCTTCGCCCAGGACTTCGCCCCGTACCGGGACGAACTCGTCGTCTCCACCAAGGCCGGCTATCTGATGCACCCCGGGCCCTACGGCGAGTGGGGCTCCCGCAAATACCTGATGTCGTCGCTGGACGCGTCCCTGAAGCGGATGGGCCTGGACTACGTCGACATCTTCTACTCGCACCGCTTCGACCCGCACACCCCGCTGGAGGAGACGATGGGCGCCCTGGCGTCCGCCGTCCAGCAGGGCAAGGCCCTCTACGTGGGCGTCTCCTCGTACAACTCCGAGCAGACCGCCGAGGCGGCCCGGCTGCTGAGGGAGATGGGCGTCCCGGCCCTCATCCACCAGCCGTCCTACTCGATGATCAACCGCTGGATCGAGGACGACGGGATCCTCGACACCCTGGAGGCGGCCGGCATGGGCTGCATCTCCTTCGTGCCGCTCGCCCAGGGTCTCCTCACCGGCAAGTACCTCACGGGCGTCCCGGAGGGCTCGCGGGCGACCCAGGGCAAGTCCCTCGACCCGAACCTGCTCTCCGACGAGGTGCTGCGCCGGCTGCGCGGGCTGGACGAGATAGCGCGGCGGCGCGGGCAGACGCTCGCCCAGCTGGCGCTCAGCTGGGTGCTGCGCGACGAGCGGATGACCTCGGCCCTGATCGGCGCGAGCAGCGTCCGGCAGCTGGAGGAGAACGTGGCCGCGCTCCACGCGGCGCCGCTCACCGACGAGGAGCTGAAGGAGATCGACGTCTTCGCGGTGGACACCGCGGGGACGAACATCTGGGCCGACCGCGGCTGA
- a CDS encoding isoprenyl transferase yields the protein MNLRDLVYGLYARRVEGRLDHAQVPKHIGVILDGNRRWAKASGGTAAEGHRAGAEKISELLGWCAETDVEVVTLWMLSTDNFDRPEEELRPLLGIIENTVRKLASDGRWRVHHVGTMDLLPARTQSVLKEAQQSTVGIDGILVNVAVGYGGRQEIADAVRSLLNEHAAKGTTFEELAEIVDTDMIASHLYTRGQPDPDLVIRTSGEQRLSGFMLWQSAHSEYYFCEVFWPAFRKVDFLRALRDYAARHRRYGS from the coding sequence GTGAACCTGCGCGACCTGGTGTACGGGCTCTACGCACGCCGGGTGGAGGGCCGCCTCGACCACGCCCAGGTGCCCAAGCACATCGGCGTCATCCTCGACGGCAACCGCCGCTGGGCGAAGGCGTCGGGCGGCACGGCCGCGGAGGGGCACCGGGCCGGGGCGGAGAAGATCTCCGAGCTGCTGGGCTGGTGCGCCGAGACCGATGTCGAGGTGGTCACGCTCTGGATGCTGTCCACGGACAACTTCGACCGTCCGGAGGAGGAGCTGCGCCCGCTCCTCGGCATCATCGAGAACACCGTGCGCAAGCTGGCTTCCGACGGTCGGTGGCGGGTGCACCACGTGGGGACCATGGACCTGCTGCCCGCGAGGACCCAGTCGGTGCTCAAGGAGGCCCAGCAGTCGACGGTCGGCATCGACGGGATACTGGTCAATGTCGCGGTCGGCTACGGAGGCCGCCAGGAGATCGCGGACGCGGTGCGCTCCCTGCTGAACGAGCACGCCGCCAAGGGGACGACCTTCGAGGAGCTCGCGGAGATCGTCGACACCGACATGATCGCCTCCCACCTCTACACCCGCGGGCAGCCCGACCCCGACCTGGTGATCCGCACGAGCGGCGAGCAGCGTCTGTCGGGCTTCATGCTCTGGCAGAGCGCGCACTCCGAGTACTACTTCTGCGAGGTCTTCTGGCCGGCCTTCCGCAAGGTCGACTTCCTCCGCGCACTTCGCGACTACGCCGCCCGCCACCGCCGCTACGGGTCCTGA
- a CDS encoding PhoH family protein, whose product MVNSTKRRMSDRRTYVIDTSVLLADPNAVSRFDEHEVVLPIVVVTELEAKRHHPELGYFARQALRLLDDYRVRYGRLDAPIPMGDLGGTLRVELNHSDPGVLPAGYRLGDNDSRILAVARNLQAEGYDVTVVSKDLPLRIKASSVGLLAEEYRAELAVTDSGWTGMSELALSAEQVDILFEEERLHVPEVSGLPVHTGLVLQSERGKALGRVASDGGVRLVRGDREAFGIRGRSAEQRIALDLLLDPDVGIVSMGGRAGTGKSALALCAGLEAVLERRQHQKVMVFRPLYAVGGQELGYLPGTEAEKMSPWAQAVFDTLSAVAGREVIEEVLGRGMLEVLPLTHIRGRSLHDAFVIVDEAQSLERNVLLTVLSRIGANSRVVLTHDVAQRDNLRVGRYDGVVAVVEKLKGHPLFAHVTLTRSERSQIAALVTEMLEDGPI is encoded by the coding sequence GTGGTGAACAGCACAAAGCGCCGCATGTCCGACAGGCGCACCTACGTCATCGACACCAGCGTCCTGCTGGCCGACCCCAACGCCGTCTCGCGCTTCGACGAGCACGAGGTCGTGCTCCCGATCGTCGTCGTGACGGAGCTGGAGGCCAAAAGGCACCACCCGGAGCTCGGATACTTCGCCAGGCAGGCGCTGCGCCTGCTCGACGACTACCGGGTCCGGTACGGCCGCCTGGACGCACCCATCCCGATGGGCGACCTCGGCGGCACGCTGCGCGTCGAGCTCAACCACTCGGACCCCGGGGTGCTTCCGGCCGGCTACCGGCTGGGTGACAACGACTCACGGATCCTCGCGGTGGCACGGAACCTCCAGGCAGAGGGGTACGACGTCACCGTCGTGTCCAAGGATCTGCCGCTGCGCATCAAGGCGTCCTCCGTGGGCCTCCTTGCCGAGGAGTACCGTGCGGAGCTCGCGGTCACGGATTCCGGTTGGACCGGAATGTCCGAACTGGCCCTGTCCGCCGAACAGGTGGACATCCTCTTCGAGGAGGAGCGCCTGCACGTACCGGAGGTGTCCGGCCTGCCCGTCCACACCGGCCTGGTCCTGCAGTCGGAGCGCGGCAAGGCCCTCGGCCGGGTCGCCTCCGACGGCGGCGTCCGGCTCGTCCGGGGCGACCGCGAGGCCTTCGGCATCCGCGGCCGCAGCGCCGAGCAGCGCATCGCCCTCGATCTGCTGCTCGACCCGGACGTCGGCATCGTCTCGATGGGCGGCCGGGCGGGTACCGGCAAGTCGGCGCTGGCGCTCTGCGCCGGCCTGGAGGCCGTCCTGGAGCGCCGGCAGCACCAGAAGGTGATGGTCTTCCGGCCGCTGTACGCGGTGGGCGGCCAGGAACTGGGCTATCTGCCGGGCACCGAGGCCGAGAAGATGAGCCCCTGGGCGCAGGCGGTCTTCGACACGCTCTCCGCGGTGGCCGGCCGCGAGGTCATCGAGGAGGTCCTCGGCCGGGGCATGCTCGAGGTGCTGCCGCTGACCCACATCCGCGGACGCTCGCTGCACGACGCGTTCGTCATCGTGGACGAGGCCCAGTCCCTGGAGCGGAACGTCCTGCTGACCGTGCTGTCCCGGATCGGAGCCAACTCACGGGTGGTACTGACCCATGACGTGGCCCAACGGGACAATCTGCGCGTGGGCCGGTACGACGGGGTCGTCGCCGTCGTCGAGAAGCTGAAGGGCCATCCGCTGTTCGCGCATGTCACGCTCACCCGGTCCGAGCGCTCGCAGATCGCCGCGCTGGTGACCGAAATGCTGGAGGACGGGCCGATCTGA
- a CDS encoding transglycosylase SLT domain-containing protein translates to MSRISVRGFAVASATAVTTVGAVVGVASGNSLPANGDNLETTAADATLLADIPVGEQAQVQVASLTQQADAQAAAADAAARKSAEEAARLQAAKDAEAKKEAAEEAAKREAEARAAKEAEERASRSAVRDASSFSTQSSYSISEVQAIARQMVPGDQFQCFSNIVDHESSWNYRAQNPSSGAYGLVQALPGSKMASAGADWRTNPATQIKWGLNYMNDRYGSPCGAWSFWQANRWY, encoded by the coding sequence GTGAGCCGGATCTCGGTCCGGGGATTCGCAGTGGCGTCCGCCACCGCAGTCACCACTGTCGGCGCTGTCGTGGGTGTTGCCTCGGGCAACTCCCTGCCCGCGAACGGCGACAACCTGGAGACGACCGCGGCGGACGCGACGCTGCTCGCGGACATCCCCGTCGGTGAGCAGGCCCAGGTTCAGGTCGCATCCCTGACCCAGCAGGCCGACGCGCAGGCGGCCGCCGCCGACGCGGCCGCGAGGAAGTCCGCCGAGGAGGCCGCTCGTCTCCAGGCCGCCAAGGACGCCGAGGCGAAGAAGGAAGCCGCCGAGGAGGCCGCCAAGCGCGAGGCCGAGGCCCGGGCGGCCAAGGAGGCCGAGGAGCGTGCGAGCCGCTCCGCCGTCCGTGACGCCTCCAGCTTCTCGACGCAGTCGTCGTACAGCATCTCCGAGGTCCAGGCGATCGCCCGCCAGATGGTCCCCGGTGACCAGTTCCAGTGCTTCAGCAACATCGTGGACCACGAGTCCAGCTGGAACTACCGGGCCCAGAACCCGTCCTCCGGCGCCTACGGCCTCGTCCAGGCACTCCCCGGCTCCAAGATGGCGTCCGCGGGTGCCGACTGGCGGACCAACCCCGCCACCCAGATCAAGTGGGGCCTGAACTACATGAACGACCGCTACGGCAGCCCCTGCGGCGCCTGGTCGTTCTGGCAGGCCAACCGCTGGTACTAG
- a CDS encoding AI-2E family transporter, which produces MSKTPAWLGRLGAGLSRLGARFEERRAAAAADEEDGGDPGDGRPGPANPPDRVPPPPAYAPAVPARPHPVEALPWGMRVAAEAGWRLLVLAGTLWVLMRVISAVQLVVLAFVAALLVTALLQPTVARLRGAGLPRGLATAVTAILGFVVIGLVGWFVVWQVTENLGDLADRVKDGIEELKRWLLNSPFHVTERQINDIANNLQDTIGTNTQEITSAGLQGVTVMVEILTGILLALFSTLFLLHDGRRIWQWSLKLVPASARPGVAGAGPRAWRTLTAYVRGTVVVALIDAIFIGLGIYFLDVPLAVPLAVFIFLFSFIPLVGAVVSGALAVVVALVTQGVFTALMVLLVVLAVQQIEGHVLQPFILGRAVRVHPLAVVLAVATGGLTAGIGGAVVAVPLVAVTNTVVTYLRAYGQGQVSPIGPAPHGATVMDLAPTPPSTPTLPPAAPRSEPPPPEGEERT; this is translated from the coding sequence ATGTCGAAGACACCAGCGTGGCTGGGTCGGCTGGGGGCCGGACTGTCCCGGCTCGGGGCACGGTTCGAGGAACGGCGGGCCGCCGCGGCGGCGGATGAGGAGGACGGCGGCGACCCCGGTGACGGGCGTCCGGGCCCGGCGAACCCGCCCGACCGGGTCCCGCCGCCGCCCGCCTACGCTCCCGCCGTTCCCGCGCGGCCCCATCCGGTCGAAGCCCTCCCCTGGGGGATGAGGGTCGCGGCCGAGGCCGGCTGGCGGCTGCTGGTCCTGGCCGGCACGCTCTGGGTGCTCATGCGCGTCATCAGCGCGGTGCAACTCGTCGTGCTCGCCTTCGTCGCCGCTCTGCTGGTCACCGCGCTGCTCCAGCCGACCGTGGCCCGTCTCAGGGGCGCCGGGCTGCCGCGCGGGCTCGCCACGGCCGTCACGGCGATCCTGGGTTTCGTCGTCATCGGCCTCGTCGGCTGGTTCGTCGTCTGGCAGGTCACGGAGAACCTCGGCGATCTCGCCGACCGGGTGAAGGACGGTATCGAGGAGCTCAAACGCTGGCTGCTCAACAGCCCGTTCCATGTGACCGAGCGCCAGATCAACGACATCGCGAACAACCTCCAGGACACCATCGGCACCAACACGCAGGAGATCACCTCCGCCGGGCTCCAGGGCGTGACCGTGATGGTGGAGATCCTCACCGGGATCCTGCTGGCGCTGTTCTCGACCCTCTTCCTGCTCCACGACGGGCGGCGGATCTGGCAGTGGTCCCTGAAGCTGGTGCCCGCCTCGGCCCGTCCGGGCGTCGCCGGTGCCGGACCGCGTGCCTGGCGGACGCTCACGGCGTATGTGCGGGGCACGGTGGTGGTCGCCCTGATCGACGCGATCTTCATCGGCCTGGGCATCTACTTCCTCGATGTGCCGCTGGCCGTTCCGCTCGCCGTCTTCATCTTCCTGTTCTCCTTCATCCCCCTGGTGGGTGCGGTCGTCTCGGGTGCCCTGGCGGTCGTCGTCGCCCTGGTCACCCAGGGGGTGTTCACCGCCCTCATGGTGCTGCTGGTGGTCCTCGCCGTGCAGCAGATCGAAGGGCATGTGCTGCAGCCGTTCATCCTGGGCCGCGCGGTCCGCGTCCACCCGCTGGCCGTCGTCCTCGCGGTCGCCACGGGCGGTCTGACGGCGGGCATCGGCGGCGCGGTGGTCGCGGTGCCGCTGGTGGCGGTGACGAACACGGTGGTCACCTACCTCCGTGCGTACGGCCAGGGCCAGGTGAGCCCGATCGGCCCCGCCCCGCACGGGGCGACGGTGATGGACCTGGCGCCGACCCCGCCCTCGACGCCGACCCTGCCTCCCGCCGCACCGAGGTCCGAACCCCCGCCGCCGGAGGGCGAGGAGCGCACCTGA